From a region of the Toxotes jaculatrix isolate fToxJac2 chromosome 7, fToxJac2.pri, whole genome shotgun sequence genome:
- the LOC121184699 gene encoding arrestin domain-containing protein 3-like isoform X2, whose translation MFQQTFKNFNINYNSLNENNTFSSGDQITGHISFDLTKQTKITSIAMTLTGKASVHWSSGGHGGGRRRRSRRRHFSAKLEFFNLRNVLIQEQSVTGRAAMLQPGTHVYPFMCQLPQGNFPSTFHGVHGKIEYTLTVGISRPWHLSKDFVTELTFVKHIDTNQPDLRAPLSGTNQTTLCCLWCASQPITVTASVEKKAFVPATLKVRLQQKQAFYTHNKVNRRVVMKNLASVSRQPISAHASDVHTEIMLTIPPTASHTISNCSILVVDYLIEVTLSSCAFPDLTVLCPIILCDTPVHSQPPAYL comes from the exons ATGTTCCAACAGACCTTCAAGAATTTCAACATCAATTACAACTCtctgaatgaaaataatactTTCTCCAGCGGCGATCAAATAACAGGACACATCTCCTTCGATCTCACAAAGCAGACGAAGATCACTTCAATAGCCATGACGCTGACAGGAAAGGCGAGTGTCCACTGGTCCTCCGGAGGACACGGGGGAGGAAGGCGGAGAAGAAGTCGGCGAAGACATTTCTCAGCAAAACTGGAATTTTTCAACTTAAGAAACGTCCTCATTCAAGAACAAAGCG TTACTGGTAGGGCGGCAATGCTCCAGCCTGGCACGCATGTGTATCCATTTATGTGTCAGCTGCCACAGGG AAACTTCCCATCTACCTTCCATGGGGTTCATGGAAAAATAGAGTACACCTTGACAGTTGGCATCAGCAGACCCTGGCACCTGTCCAAGGACTTTGTCACAGAGCTGACCTTTGTAAAACACATTGATACCAACCAGCCAGATCTGCGG GCTCCCCTCTCAGGCACTAACCAGACCACACTGTGCTGCCTGTGGTGTGCCTCGCAGCCTATCACAGTGACAGCCAGTGTAGAGAAGAAAGCCTTCGTTCCTG CCACTCTGAaggtgaggctgcagcagaagcAAGCTTTCTACACCCACAACAAGGTCAACAGGAGGGTGGTTATGAAGAATTTGGCGTCAGTGTCCAGACAGCCCATCAGCGCTCACGCCTCTGACGTGCACACTGAGATCATGCTCACTATTCCCCCAACTGCATCGCACACCATCTCCAACTGCAGCATCCTGGTCGTTGATTATTTGATTGAG GTGACCCTTAGCTCCTGTGCTTTCCCTGACCTCACAGTTCTGTGTCCCATCATCCTGTGTGATACCCCTGTACACAGTCAGCCCCCTGCTTATTTGTGA
- the LOC121184699 gene encoding arrestin domain-containing protein 3-like isoform X1 yields MFQQTFKNFNINYNSLNENNTFSSGDQITGHISFDLTKQTKITSIAMTLTGKASVHWSSGGHGGGRRRRSRRRHFSAKLEFFNLRNVLIQEQSVTGRAAMLQPGTHVYPFMCQLPQGNFPSTFHGVHGKIEYTLTVGISRPWHLSKDFVTELTFVKHIDTNQPDLRAPLSGTNQTTLCCLWCASQPITVTASVEKKAFVPGEIVKVICEFSNGSSQTATLKVRLQQKQAFYTHNKVNRRVVMKNLASVSRQPISAHASDVHTEIMLTIPPTASHTISNCSILVVDYLIEVTLSSCAFPDLTVLCPIILCDTPVHSQPPAYL; encoded by the exons ATGTTCCAACAGACCTTCAAGAATTTCAACATCAATTACAACTCtctgaatgaaaataatactTTCTCCAGCGGCGATCAAATAACAGGACACATCTCCTTCGATCTCACAAAGCAGACGAAGATCACTTCAATAGCCATGACGCTGACAGGAAAGGCGAGTGTCCACTGGTCCTCCGGAGGACACGGGGGAGGAAGGCGGAGAAGAAGTCGGCGAAGACATTTCTCAGCAAAACTGGAATTTTTCAACTTAAGAAACGTCCTCATTCAAGAACAAAGCG TTACTGGTAGGGCGGCAATGCTCCAGCCTGGCACGCATGTGTATCCATTTATGTGTCAGCTGCCACAGGG AAACTTCCCATCTACCTTCCATGGGGTTCATGGAAAAATAGAGTACACCTTGACAGTTGGCATCAGCAGACCCTGGCACCTGTCCAAGGACTTTGTCACAGAGCTGACCTTTGTAAAACACATTGATACCAACCAGCCAGATCTGCGG GCTCCCCTCTCAGGCACTAACCAGACCACACTGTGCTGCCTGTGGTGTGCCTCGCAGCCTATCACAGTGACAGCCAGTGTAGAGAAGAAAGCCTTCGTTCCTG GTGAAATTGTGAAAGTAATTTGCGAGTTTAGTAATGGTTCGTCTCAAACAGCCACTCTGAaggtgaggctgcagcagaagcAAGCTTTCTACACCCACAACAAGGTCAACAGGAGGGTGGTTATGAAGAATTTGGCGTCAGTGTCCAGACAGCCCATCAGCGCTCACGCCTCTGACGTGCACACTGAGATCATGCTCACTATTCCCCCAACTGCATCGCACACCATCTCCAACTGCAGCATCCTGGTCGTTGATTATTTGATTGAG GTGACCCTTAGCTCCTGTGCTTTCCCTGACCTCACAGTTCTGTGTCCCATCATCCTGTGTGATACCCCTGTACACAGTCAGCCCCCTGCTTATTTGTGA
- the LOC121184653 gene encoding arrestin domain-containing protein 3-like — protein sequence MSSTVKSLKVTYNPINEKNTFTSGDLLCGQVALEVAKDCQIESLSIKFKGKAEVLWTERHGQTTVVYHSKDKYFSQKHYFIRDKNHTGNDNQTLLTTQHGDTYSSVVAPGCHVYPFTFQIPFQELPSSFNGSVGKIVYLLEAKLSRSMRIDKKDSTKINFVSKADLHSVPGLMTPQHESKDKKMKVFTSGTVAMDVDIEKSGFFQGEGLKVLAFIQNNSSREIKPKYCVYRKHSFFANGKRRVDTKDLVKEVGEPIPPSASEKVTRVITIPHDLEPSIFNCNIIKAEYRLRVYLDVKYASDPEIKFPIMILPAFQFPAAAPLPAAAGFGLEPFGNPVPPAWGIAPPQPPVVPQPFDLPPPYGDHGMYPPLTGFGNKYQ from the exons ATGTCGAGCACCGTAAAAAGCCTCAAGGTTACCTATAACCCTATtaatgagaaaaacacttttaCCAGTGGCGACTTGCTTTGTGGTCAGGTCGCTCTGGAGGTGGCCAAAGACTGCCAAATAGAATCCCTGTCAATCAAGTTTAAGGGGAAAGCCGAAGTTTTGTGGACGGAGAGACACGGCCAAACTACTGTTGTTTACCACTCCAAGGACAAGTACTTTAGCCAGAAACATTACTTTATTCGAGACAAAAATCACACAG GAAATGACAACCAGACACTGCTGACAACCCAGCATGGAGACACGT ACAGCAGTGTTGTTGCCCCAGGATGCCATGTCTACCCATTTACCTTTCAGATACCTTTCCA GGAACTTCCCTCTTCCTTCAACGGTTCTGTTGGTAAAATTGTGTACTTGCTGGAAGCCAAGCTGAGCAGATCAATGAGGATTGACAAGAAAGATTCAACTAAGATAAACTTTGTGTCAAAAGCAGACCTCCACAGTGTCCCTGGGCTAATG ACACCACAGCACGAGTCCAAGgataagaaaatgaaagttttcaCCTCAGGAACAGTAGCCATGGATGTAGATATTGAAAAATCAGGTTTCTTCCAAG GAGAGGGATTAAAGGTTCTGGCCTTCATTCAGAACAACTCCTCTCGTGAAATCAAGCCCAAGTACTGCGTGTACAGAAAGCACAGCTTCTTTGCAAATGGGAAGAGAAGAGTCGATACTAAAGACCTCGTAAAAGAGGTAGGAGAACCCATCCCTCCTTCTGCAAGCGAAAAGGTCACACGGGTCATCACCATCCCCCATGATTTGGAGCCTTCCATCTTCAACTGCAACATCATCAAAGCAGAGTACAGACTCAGG GTCTACCTCGATGTCAAATATGCTTCAGACCCAGAGATCAAATTTCCCATAATGATCCTGCCGGCCTTTCAGTTTCCTGCTGCGGCAccactgcctgctgctgctggctttgGATTAGAACCATTTGGGAACCCAGTGCCACCAGCCTGGGGCATTGCACCACCCCAACCACCAGTAGTACCCCAGCCTTTTGATCTCCCTCCTCCCTATGGAGACCATGGGATGTATCCTCCTTTGACGGGTTTTGGCAACAAATATCAGTGA